A genomic region of Acidobacteriota bacterium contains the following coding sequences:
- a CDS encoding type IV pilus twitching motility protein PilT, protein MRIDRTRPTGQILNLLRLAHDSGASDLHLIPDSVPCLRVHGRLVAANHLQPNLEETRNLAYGIMSDRQKSRFERLREIDFSFEVEGLSRFRANVFTRRGKTAAVVRLIPLQVIPLEELGLPAVVERLAGRPHGLILVAGSSGSGKSTTLAALIDRINRTRAKHIITIEDPIEFVHHNQMSVVSQREVPGDSPSFASALRMALRQDPDVVLVGEMRDTETIETTLRLAETGHLTLSTLHTRTAPDTIGRILDMFPADQQGRIQSLLSSVLEGIVCQTLIRSRDGQGRVAAAEVLIPNPAIRNLIREHKLHQIRSAMQTGQSGSGMRTLNQSLAELARAGRISYEACLEVSPDTADLTRCLGRRFPNRRTPG, encoded by the coding sequence ATGCGGATTGACCGGACGCGTCCCACAGGACAGATCCTGAACCTCTTGCGATTGGCCCACGACTCCGGCGCCAGCGACCTGCATCTCATTCCCGATTCCGTACCCTGCCTGCGCGTCCATGGCCGGCTGGTGGCCGCGAACCACCTCCAACCGAACCTGGAAGAGACACGGAATCTGGCCTACGGCATCATGTCGGACCGGCAAAAGTCCCGGTTCGAACGTCTCCGGGAGATCGACTTCAGCTTCGAGGTGGAAGGGCTGTCCCGATTCCGCGCCAACGTCTTCACCCGCCGGGGCAAGACGGCGGCAGTCGTGCGGCTCATCCCGCTTCAGGTCATACCACTGGAGGAACTGGGCCTGCCCGCCGTGGTGGAGCGTCTGGCCGGCCGGCCCCACGGCCTGATTCTGGTGGCCGGCTCCTCCGGCAGCGGCAAGTCGACCACGCTGGCGGCCCTCATCGACCGGATCAATCGAACCCGGGCCAAACACATCATCACCATCGAAGATCCCATTGAATTCGTGCACCACAACCAGATGAGCGTCGTCAGCCAGAGGGAGGTTCCGGGGGACTCCCCCTCCTTCGCGTCCGCGCTCCGCATGGCCCTGCGGCAGGACCCCGACGTGGTCCTGGTGGGGGAGATGAGGGACACCGAGACCATCGAGACCACCCTCCGGCTGGCCGAAACGGGGCACCTGACCCTCTCGACCCTTCACACCCGAACGGCGCCCGACACCATCGGGAGAATCCTGGACATGTTTCCGGCCGATCAGCAGGGCCGGATCCAGTCCCTCCTCTCCTCGGTCCTGGAGGGAATCGTCTGCCAGACCTTGATCCGGTCCCGCGACGGGCAAGGGCGAGTCGCTGCCGCGGAGGTCCTGATTCCCAACCCGGCCATCCGGAACCTGATCCGCGAGCACAAGCTCCACCAGATCCGCTCGGCCATGCAGACGGGACAGTCCGGAAGCGGGATGCGCACCCTGAATCAGAGTCTGGCCGAGCTGGCCCGGGCGGGCCGGATCTCCTACGAGGCCTGCCTGGAAGTCTCCCCCGACACCGCCGATCTAACGCGGTGCCTGGGGCGGCGGTTTCCCAACCGCCGGACTCCCGGGTAG
- a CDS encoding GspE/PulE family protein gives MAVPVGESPTLSLDLSTRNRPGETSLPPDGREPVVRMVDLIVFDAIGKRASDIHLETYDGEFRIRYRIDGVLYPVASPPLALRDALISRVKILGDLDIGERRLPQDGRIRMKAPQAGEDQEIDLRVSSLPTIFGEKLVLRILDRERLPRKLSDLGMEEDSLDRMRRALRRSHGIVLATGPTGSGKTSTLYTCLSRLNEPGLNINTVEDPVEFNLSGINQVQTKDSVGLGFATALRALLRQDPDILMVGEIRDRETAAIAIRAAITGHLVLSTLHTNDAASTPGRLLDMGIPPFLIANSVNLVCAQRLVRKLCGECKEPDRSPAPVPEPAATGPEPILEISRFDARGCPACHGTGYRGRIGLFETMEVTETIQQLILRRADATRIRKQAVSEGMITLRDSGLEKVRAGVSTLEEVLKATHLA, from the coding sequence ATGGCTGTTCCGGTAGGCGAATCTCCGACCCTGTCGCTGGACCTCTCCACTCGGAACCGGCCGGGAGAAACTTCTCTCCCGCCGGACGGGCGGGAGCCTGTGGTCCGCATGGTGGACCTCATCGTCTTCGACGCCATCGGCAAGAGAGCCAGCGACATCCATCTGGAGACCTACGACGGGGAGTTCCGCATCCGCTACCGGATCGACGGGGTCCTCTATCCGGTCGCCTCCCCTCCGCTGGCCCTTCGAGATGCCCTGATCTCCCGAGTCAAGATTCTGGGCGACCTCGACATCGGCGAACGGCGGCTTCCCCAGGACGGCCGAATCCGGATGAAGGCGCCGCAGGCCGGAGAGGACCAGGAGATCGATCTCCGCGTCTCCTCGCTCCCCACCATATTCGGAGAAAAGCTGGTGTTGAGGATCCTGGACCGGGAGCGCCTCCCGCGCAAGCTGTCGGACCTGGGGATGGAGGAGGACTCCCTCGACCGGATGAGGCGGGCCCTGCGGAGATCCCATGGAATCGTTTTGGCGACCGGCCCCACCGGCAGCGGGAAGACCAGCACCCTCTACACCTGCTTGTCCCGGCTCAACGAGCCCGGATTGAACATCAACACCGTGGAGGACCCGGTGGAGTTCAACCTCTCGGGAATCAACCAGGTCCAGACCAAGGACTCGGTGGGTCTGGGATTCGCCACGGCGCTCAGGGCGCTGCTCCGCCAAGACCCGGACATCCTCATGGTGGGGGAGATCCGCGACCGGGAAACCGCGGCGATCGCCATTCGGGCCGCCATCACCGGACACCTGGTGTTGAGCACCCTGCATACGAACGACGCCGCGTCGACGCCGGGCCGGCTGCTGGACATGGGGATTCCTCCGTTTCTCATCGCCAATTCGGTGAACCTGGTGTGCGCCCAACGGCTGGTGAGGAAGCTGTGCGGAGAATGCAAGGAGCCGGACCGGTCCCCGGCACCTGTCCCGGAACCGGCCGCAACCGGGCCGGAACCGATCCTCGAGATCTCCCGCTTCGACGCCCGGGGTTGTCCCGCCTGTCACGGCACCGGCTACCGAGGGCGGATCGGACTCTTCGAGACCATGGAGGTAACGGAAACCATCCAGCAACTGATCCTGCGGAGAGCCGACGCCACCAGGATCCGGAAACAGGCGGTCAGCGAGGGGATGATCACCCTGCGCGACAGCGGACTGGAGAAGGTCCGCGCCGGCGTCAGCACCCTGGAGGAGGTGCTCAAGGCGACGCACCTCGCTTGA
- the ubiA gene encoding putative 4-hydroxybenzoate polyprenyltransferase, with the protein MRRLVLTLRMIKFEHTVFALPFAFLGALLARRGLPAGETCIWIVGAMVGARSAAMAFNRLVDRRQDRLNPRTAGRELPRGLLNPGFVIGFILASAGLFFFSAWSLNPLALLLSPAALAIVLLYSYTKRFTSLSHLFLGLSLAIAPVGGWVAVRGELSLDPFYLAAGVLLWVAGFDIIYSCQDEEFDRRMGLYSIPGRLGVAAALKVSALLHAAMVAVLGYAFYASDLGLLSWAGLVLVTAALIYEHRIVSPSDLSRINAAFFTVNGVISLGLLLFVGLDLWLFR; encoded by the coding sequence ATGCGGCGACTCGTGCTCACATTGCGGATGATCAAGTTCGAGCACACCGTCTTCGCCCTGCCCTTCGCCTTTCTGGGAGCTCTTCTGGCCCGGCGGGGCCTCCCCGCCGGAGAAACCTGCATCTGGATCGTGGGAGCGATGGTGGGCGCGAGAAGCGCGGCCATGGCCTTCAATCGACTGGTGGACCGGCGCCAGGACCGGCTCAATCCCCGGACCGCGGGACGCGAGCTTCCGCGGGGACTGCTGAATCCCGGTTTCGTCATCGGCTTCATTCTGGCGTCCGCGGGGCTCTTCTTCTTCTCGGCCTGGAGCTTGAATCCGCTGGCCCTGCTGCTTTCGCCGGCGGCCCTGGCCATCGTCCTGCTCTACAGCTATACGAAGAGGTTCACCTCGCTGTCCCACCTGTTCCTGGGCCTTTCCCTGGCCATCGCGCCGGTCGGAGGCTGGGTGGCCGTGCGGGGAGAGCTCTCCTTGGACCCGTTCTACCTGGCGGCGGGCGTTCTGCTCTGGGTGGCCGGTTTCGACATCATCTATTCCTGCCAGGACGAGGAATTCGACCGCCGAATGGGCCTTTACTCGATCCCGGGCCGCCTGGGTGTGGCCGCGGCCCTGAAGGTCTCGGCGCTGCTGCACGCCGCGATGGTGGCCGTCCTGGGCTACGCGTTTTACGCCTCCGATCTGGGCCTGTTGAGCTGGGCCGGCCTCGTACTGGTGACGGCCGCCCTGATCTACGAACATCGAATCGTCAGTCCATCCGACCTGAGCCGGATCAACGCCGCGTTTTTCACGGTCAACGGCGTTATCAGTCTAGGGCTGCTTCTGTTCGTAGGTCTGGATCTATGGCTGTTCCGGTAG
- a CDS encoding cadherin-like beta sandwich domain-containing protein, whose protein sequence is MKALLVSSFVGLTFAVAPLGALQLQSVTMHAGWVNLDSIVSGEKSLPLTEPTVEFEPAFDRKTQSYTVRMPYGVDGVTLIIGVPHMGEFGVVDFNGTAGQFKTLTFQRGRFDLSRNNMVTFRLQPGENKLRLGYRKFAGTPAHVYEFLITRPESPSDDTTLAALAIGSGALSPAFDPDTRRYRTKIVGNALAVTPTPGPNTGSVTVSGTAADSTALQVDGNVVSGLTAGENTIAVAVQAEDGTSENYTLVVEATLSNDTTLAALEIGSGELSPAFDADTRRYRTRIVGNVLTVTPTPRPNTGSVTVNGTAAAGTALQVDGNSVSRLTAGENTIAIAVRAQDGTSERYILIVEVSGDIRAVAKGDKIRRQGKCDSDIGCDGTLNGIEGRFACGGVDWRSESSNMRINVSGLCLLSTSGGVVTNVAGWHFAAFPPDRR, encoded by the coding sequence GTGAAGGCTTTGCTCGTCTCGTCGTTTGTTGGGCTCACGTTTGCCGTAGCGCCTCTCGGGGCGCTGCAACTACAGTCCGTCACGATGCATGCTGGTTGGGTGAACCTCGACTCCATCGTAAGTGGGGAAAAGAGCCTTCCCCTAACCGAACCCACCGTCGAGTTCGAACCGGCGTTTGACAGAAAGACCCAGTCCTATACGGTTCGCATGCCATACGGGGTGGACGGTGTGACGCTGATAATCGGCGTGCCGCACATGGGGGAGTTCGGCGTCGTAGATTTCAACGGGACCGCCGGTCAGTTCAAGACATTGACATTCCAGCGGGGCCGATTCGATTTGTCCCGGAACAACATGGTGACGTTCCGCCTGCAACCGGGTGAGAACAAGCTCCGTCTGGGTTACCGCAAGTTCGCCGGCACGCCTGCCCACGTCTATGAGTTCCTGATAACGCGCCCGGAGTCACCCTCAGACGACACCACCCTTGCTGCTCTGGCAATTGGTTCCGGCGCGTTGAGCCCGGCTTTCGACCCCGATACGAGGAGGTATCGTACGAAGATCGTCGGCAATGCCCTGGCGGTGACGCCCACCCCGGGACCCAACACCGGGTCCGTCACGGTAAGCGGTACCGCCGCAGACAGCACGGCGTTGCAGGTGGATGGGAATGTGGTGTCCGGCCTCACGGCGGGGGAGAACACGATTGCCGTTGCCGTGCAGGCGGAAGATGGGACCAGCGAGAACTACACCTTGGTGGTGGAAGCCACGCTCTCAAACGACACGACTCTTGCCGCTCTGGAAATTGGTTCCGGCGAGCTGAGCCCGGCCTTCGACGCCGATACGAGGAGATATCGTACGAGGATCGTCGGCAATGTCTTGACGGTGACGCCCACCCCGAGACCCAACACCGGGTCCGTCACGGTAAACGGTACCGCCGCAGCCGGCACGGCGTTGCAGGTAGATGGCAATTCGGTGTCGAGACTCACGGCGGGGGAGAACACCATTGCGATCGCGGTGCGAGCACAAGACGGCACAAGTGAGAGATACATCTTGATTGTCGAAGTCAGCGGCGACATTCGAGCGGTCGCCAAAGGGGACAAAATACGTCGGCAAGGCAAATGCGATTCAGACATCGGATGTGACGGGACTTTGAACGGAATTGAGGGTCGATTCGCCTGCGGCGGCGTCGACTGGCGTTCGGAGTCTTCCAATATGCGGATCAACGTCAGCGGATTGTGCCTCCTTAGCACG